The Pseudomonas berkeleyensis genome includes a region encoding these proteins:
- a CDS encoding MucB/RseB C-terminal domain-containing protein: protein MRAIPLCLLSGLLAMPVHATEVQDWLKRLADAERQQSFQGTFIYERNGSFSTHGIWHRVGEGGEVRERLLQLDGPAQEVLKVDGQAQCVSGALADQVSEGQAWPARHLDAEQLGNWYDIRVAGQSRIAGRAAVVLVLAPKDQHRYGFELHLDRETGLPLKSLLLNERGQLLERFQFAQLNTVAPDSSDVQPSSRCRPVRLHAVDSMAEGSWRSEWLPPGFTLNAAQLRQLPSSDAKVAYLMYGDGLARFSVFLEPLQGSVVDDARSQLGPTVAVSRRMSTDSGEVMVTVVGEIPLGTAERIALSMRAGVPAQASK from the coding sequence ATGCGCGCGATCCCTCTCTGTCTGCTCAGTGGCTTGCTGGCGATGCCGGTGCACGCCACTGAGGTGCAGGACTGGCTCAAGCGTCTCGCAGATGCGGAGCGTCAACAGAGCTTTCAGGGCACTTTCATCTACGAGCGTAATGGTAGTTTTTCCACTCATGGCATCTGGCATCGGGTGGGGGAGGGAGGCGAAGTTCGCGAGCGCCTTCTGCAGCTCGATGGCCCTGCCCAGGAAGTGCTCAAGGTAGATGGTCAGGCGCAGTGCGTAAGCGGCGCGTTGGCCGACCAGGTCAGCGAAGGGCAGGCTTGGCCGGCGCGCCATCTCGATGCTGAACAGCTGGGCAACTGGTACGACATCCGTGTCGCAGGGCAGTCTCGTATCGCCGGGCGTGCCGCCGTGGTACTGGTGCTGGCTCCCAAGGATCAGCATCGTTATGGCTTCGAACTGCACCTGGATCGCGAGACGGGTCTGCCGCTGAAATCCTTGTTGCTCAATGAGCGCGGCCAGCTTCTGGAGCGTTTCCAGTTTGCCCAGTTGAATACCGTGGCGCCTGACTCCAGTGATGTACAGCCCAGTTCGCGTTGTCGCCCTGTGCGCCTGCATGCGGTCGACAGCATGGCTGAAGGCAGTTGGCGCTCGGAGTGGTTGCCCCCAGGTTTCACGCTCAATGCCGCCCAGTTGCGGCAACTGCCATCCTCCGATGCGAAAGTCGCCTACCTGATGTATGGCGACGGCTTGGCGCGGTTTTCGGTATTCCTCGAGCCCCTGCAAGGGAGTGTTGTGGACGACGCGCGAAGCCAGTTGGGGCCAACCGTTGCGGTGTCGCGACGTATGAGCACCGATTCGGGTGAGGTCATGGTTACCGTTGTCGGCGAAATTCCATTGGGAACCGCCGAGCGTATTGCCCTTTCCATGCGTGCCGGAGTGCCTGCACAGGCCAGCAAATGA
- a CDS encoding sigma-E factor negative regulatory protein codes for MSRETLQESLSAVMDNEADELELRRVLAASENGELRGTWSRYQVARAAMHRELLVPQLDIASAVSAALAEEAAPARKTPMWRSVGRVAVAASVTVAVLAGVRLYNQDDLSGAQLAQQSAAPAISVPQVQGPALLAGYNSSEEVSEAAEPGTASWHEQRLPTYLRQHAQQAVMGAGETALPYARAASLENR; via the coding sequence ATGAGTCGTGAAACCCTGCAGGAATCGCTGTCCGCGGTGATGGATAACGAAGCGGACGAACTGGAGCTGCGGCGCGTGCTTGCAGCCAGTGAGAATGGCGAGTTGCGTGGCACCTGGTCGCGTTATCAGGTCGCCCGGGCAGCCATGCACCGTGAGTTGCTGGTACCGCAGCTGGACATCGCTTCTGCGGTTTCCGCGGCGTTGGCTGAGGAAGCTGCACCTGCTCGCAAGACGCCGATGTGGCGCAGTGTTGGGCGTGTAGCGGTTGCCGCTTCGGTGACTGTTGCCGTGCTGGCAGGTGTACGTTTGTACAATCAGGATGATCTGAGTGGTGCTCAGCTGGCCCAGCAAAGCGCTGCCCCGGCAATCTCGGTACCGCAAGTGCAGGGGCCTGCGCTGCTCGCTGGCTACAACAGCAGCGAAGAAGTCAGCGAAGCCGCTGAACCCGGTACTGCCAGCTGGCACGAACAGCGCCTGCCGACTTACCTGCGCCAGCATGCACAGCAAGCGGTCATGGGCGCCGGTGAGACTGCTCTGCCCTACGCACGAGCTGCCAGCCTGGAAAATCGCTAA
- the rpoE gene encoding RNA polymerase sigma factor RpoE, translating to MLTPEDDQQLVERVQRGDKRAFDLLVLKYQHKILGLIVRFVHDTHEAQDVAQEAFVKAYRALGNFRGDSAFYTWLYRIAINTAKNYLVSRGRRPPDSDVSSDDAEFYDGDHALKDIESPERALLRDEIEATVHRTIAQLPDDLRTALTLREFEGLSYEDIASVMQCPVGTVRSRIFRAREAIDKSLQPLLQEA from the coding sequence ATGCTAACCCCGGAAGATGATCAGCAACTGGTCGAGCGAGTGCAGCGTGGTGACAAGCGTGCCTTCGATCTGTTGGTGCTGAAGTATCAGCACAAGATCCTCGGTTTGATCGTGCGATTCGTGCACGACACTCACGAGGCTCAGGATGTCGCTCAGGAGGCGTTCGTAAAAGCCTACCGAGCGCTTGGAAACTTTCGCGGTGACAGCGCGTTCTATACATGGCTGTACCGCATCGCCATCAACACGGCGAAGAACTACCTGGTGTCCCGCGGTCGGCGGCCGCCAGATAGTGATGTCAGTAGCGATGACGCGGAGTTCTATGACGGCGACCACGCCCTCAAGGACATCGAGTCACCGGAACGGGCATTGCTGCGCGACGAGATCGAGGCGACTGTGCATCGAACCATCGCCCAGCTGCCGGATGATTTGCGTACGGCTCTGACCTTGCGTGAGTTTGAAGGTCTGAGTTATGAGGACATCGCTAGCGTCATGCAGTGTCCGGTTGGTACGGTACGTTCGCGGATCTTCCGTGCGCGTGAGGCAATTGATAAGTCCCTGCAACCTCTGTTGCAGGAAGCCTAA
- the nadB gene encoding L-aspartate oxidase, with protein sequence MSQHFQHDVLVIGSGAAGLTLALTLPPHLRIAVLSKGNLANGSTYWAQGGVAAVLDDTDTVESHVADTLDAGAGLCREDAVRFTVEHSREAIQWLIDQGVPFTRDDETAREDGGFEFHLTREGGHSHRRIIHAADATGAAIFNTLLEQARQRPNIELLEQRVAVDLITERKLGLDGDRCLGAYVLDRARGEVDTFGARFVILATGGAAKVYLYTSNPDGACGDGIAMAWRAGCRVGNLEFNQFHPTCLYHPQAKSFLVTEAVRGEGGLLKLPNGERFMQRFDERAELAPRDIVARAIDHEMKRLGIDCVYLDISHKPADFVKSHFPTVYERCLGFGIDITRQAIPVVPAAHYTCGGVVVDQHGRTDVPGLYAIGETSFTGLHGANRMASNSLLECFVYARSACADIVAQLDSISAPSDLPQWDASQVTDSDEDVIIAHNWDELRRFMWDYVGIVRTNKRLQRAQHRVRLLLDEIDEFYSNYKVSRDLIELRNLALVAELMISSAMQRHESRGLHYTLDYPEQLAEARDTILTPTPPAQPSVAC encoded by the coding sequence ATGAGCCAACATTTCCAGCACGACGTTCTGGTCATCGGCAGCGGCGCCGCTGGCCTGACTCTCGCCCTCACTCTTCCTCCTCATTTGCGCATCGCGGTTCTGAGCAAAGGCAACCTCGCCAACGGCTCGACCTATTGGGCGCAGGGTGGCGTAGCAGCCGTGCTGGATGACACCGACACGGTGGAATCCCACGTCGCCGACACCCTTGATGCCGGCGCCGGCCTGTGCCGCGAGGATGCCGTTCGTTTTACCGTGGAACACAGCCGCGAGGCTATCCAGTGGCTGATCGATCAAGGCGTCCCCTTCACCCGTGACGATGAGACAGCACGCGAGGATGGCGGCTTCGAATTCCACCTGACCCGCGAGGGCGGCCATAGCCACCGGCGCATCATTCACGCAGCAGATGCCACTGGCGCAGCAATCTTCAACACCCTGCTGGAACAGGCTCGCCAACGCCCGAACATCGAACTGCTGGAACAACGCGTGGCGGTCGATCTGATCACCGAACGCAAGCTGGGCCTGGACGGCGATCGCTGCCTCGGTGCCTACGTGCTGGATCGTGCCCGCGGCGAAGTGGACACCTTCGGCGCTCGCTTCGTGATTCTTGCCACTGGCGGTGCGGCCAAGGTCTACCTCTACACCAGCAATCCGGACGGGGCTTGTGGCGATGGCATCGCCATGGCCTGGCGCGCCGGTTGCCGCGTGGGCAATCTGGAATTCAACCAGTTCCATCCCACCTGCCTGTACCACCCGCAGGCCAAGAGTTTTCTGGTCACCGAAGCCGTACGCGGTGAAGGCGGTCTGCTCAAGCTGCCGAACGGCGAACGCTTCATGCAGCGCTTCGACGAGCGCGCCGAGCTGGCGCCACGCGATATCGTCGCCCGCGCCATCGACCACGAGATGAAGCGCCTGGGTATCGACTGCGTCTATCTCGACATCAGCCACAAGCCGGCCGATTTCGTCAAAAGCCACTTCCCCACCGTTTACGAACGCTGCCTGGGCTTTGGCATCGACATCACCCGACAAGCCATTCCGGTGGTACCCGCGGCGCACTACACCTGTGGCGGCGTGGTGGTCGATCAGCACGGGCGCACCGATGTGCCCGGCCTGTATGCCATCGGCGAGACCAGCTTCACCGGCCTGCACGGCGCCAATCGCATGGCCAGCAACTCGTTGCTCGAATGCTTCGTCTACGCCCGCTCGGCCTGTGCCGACATCGTCGCCCAACTCGATAGCATCAGCGCTCCGAGCGACCTACCGCAATGGGACGCCAGCCAGGTGACCGACTCGGACGAGGACGTGATCATCGCCCACAACTGGGATGAGCTGCGCCGCTTCATGTGGGACTACGTAGGCATCGTGCGCACCAACAAACGCCTGCAACGCGCTCAGCACCGCGTGCGCCTGCTGCTGGACGAGATCGACGAGTTCTATTCGAACTACAAGGTCAGCCGGGATTTGATCGAACTGCGCAACCTGGCGCTCGTGGCCGAACTGATGATCAGCTCGGCCATGCAGCGCCATGAAAGCCGCGGCCTGCATTACACCCTGGACTACCCCGAACAGTTGGCCGAAGCCCGCGACACTATTCTGACCCCGACGCCTCCGGCTCAGCCCAGCGTCGCCTGCTGA
- a CDS encoding protein YgfX, whose amino-acid sequence MSNRNDVFECRWQPSRALLRLYLSVLALALLAPWLADIPLWSKLLSLALCLAHAAWVLPRHILLSSAQAFTGLRRDASGWQLWSEAHGWQAVQLLPDSLALPLAVVLRFRLPGQRFARGLCIARDALAPEQHRRLRLRLKFSRRRWAEPEASGSE is encoded by the coding sequence GTGTCCAACCGCAATGATGTCTTCGAGTGCCGTTGGCAGCCGTCTCGCGCGCTGCTGAGGCTCTATCTGTCGGTTCTGGCGCTGGCCTTGCTGGCGCCCTGGCTGGCCGACATTCCCCTCTGGTCGAAACTGCTGTCGCTGGCTCTGTGCCTGGCGCATGCGGCCTGGGTATTGCCGCGGCATATCCTGTTGTCTTCGGCGCAAGCCTTCACTGGCTTGCGTCGCGATGCGTCGGGCTGGCAGTTATGGAGCGAGGCTCATGGCTGGCAGGCGGTGCAACTGCTTCCCGATAGCCTGGCCTTGCCGCTTGCGGTAGTGCTGCGTTTTCGCTTGCCGGGGCAGCGCTTCGCTCGTGGGCTGTGCATCGCCCGCGATGCGCTGGCGCCCGAGCAGCATCGACGCCTGCGCTTGCGCCTGAAATTCAGCAGGCGACGCTGGGCTGAGCCGGAGGCGTCGGGGTCAGAATAG
- a CDS encoding FAD assembly factor SdhE: MVEQSELNRLFWHSRRGMLELDVLLVPFVREVYPTLDAENQARYRKLLECEDQDMFGWFMQRGEPEDADLRHIVRMILDRVQPQ; encoded by the coding sequence ATGGTTGAGCAAAGTGAACTGAATCGTCTGTTCTGGCATAGCCGCCGTGGCATGCTGGAGCTTGACGTCCTGCTGGTGCCCTTCGTCAGGGAGGTGTATCCGACTCTGGATGCCGAGAACCAGGCGCGCTACCGCAAGTTGCTGGAGTGCGAGGATCAGGACATGTTCGGCTGGTTCATGCAGCGCGGCGAACCCGAGGATGCTGACCTGCGCCACATCGTGCGCATGATCCTGGATCGTGTCCAACCGCAATGA
- the ygfZ gene encoding CAF17-like 4Fe-4S cluster assembly/insertion protein YgfZ, whose product MADSAYFTLLDHEGLLAVRGADAAKFLQGQVTCNLNYLSPTQSSLGARCTPKGRMLSSFRIVAVEDGYLLAMDRELIASQQADLQKYAVFSKSKLRDESQDWVRFGLAGGDAVLSELGLQLGDASDSLSSAGQLLAVRLSDGRAELWAPAAEAARLQSHLAAHLPQAPLNDWLLAQIRAGIGQVLGATRELFIPQMINLQALGGVSFKKGCYTGQEIVARMQYLGKLKRRLHRLRLIGAPLPAVGVELFSPVHGSSVGEVVLAAQTGDAVELLAVLQEDAVKDARIHLGSNDGPTLTLLDLPYELDANKEIQR is encoded by the coding sequence ATGGCCGATAGCGCGTACTTCACCCTCCTCGACCACGAAGGCCTGCTCGCCGTGCGCGGCGCAGATGCGGCCAAATTTCTGCAGGGCCAAGTGACCTGCAACCTCAACTATCTATCCCCGACGCAATCGAGCCTTGGCGCGCGTTGCACGCCCAAGGGCCGCATGCTGTCGAGTTTTCGCATCGTTGCGGTGGAGGACGGTTACCTGCTCGCCATGGATCGCGAGCTGATCGCCTCGCAACAGGCCGATCTGCAGAAATACGCCGTATTCTCCAAATCCAAGCTGAGGGACGAAAGCCAGGACTGGGTACGTTTTGGCCTCGCAGGCGGCGACGCCGTGCTGAGCGAGCTCGGCCTGCAACTGGGCGATGCCAGTGACTCGCTGAGCAGCGCCGGCCAGTTGCTGGCGGTACGCCTGAGCGATGGCCGCGCCGAACTCTGGGCGCCAGCGGCCGAAGCCGCGCGCCTGCAGAGCCACCTGGCGGCCCATCTGCCGCAAGCGCCACTGAACGACTGGTTGCTGGCCCAGATTCGTGCCGGCATCGGCCAGGTACTCGGCGCCACCCGCGAGCTGTTCATTCCGCAGATGATCAACCTGCAGGCCCTGGGCGGCGTGAGTTTCAAGAAGGGCTGCTATACCGGGCAGGAAATCGTTGCGCGCATGCAGTACCTCGGCAAACTCAAACGTCGCCTGCACCGCCTGCGCCTGATCGGCGCTCCGCTACCGGCCGTCGGCGTCGAATTGTTCTCGCCGGTTCATGGCTCCAGCGTCGGCGAAGTGGTGCTGGCGGCCCAGACCGGCGACGCCGTGGAGTTGCTCGCCGTACTGCAGGAGGATGCCGTGAAAGACGCCCGCATTCACCTCGGCAGCAACGATGGCCCAACGCTGACCCTTCTCGATCTGCCTTATGAGCTGGATGCCAACAAGGAAATCCAGCGCTGA
- a CDS encoding HDOD domain-containing protein, whose translation MSKLAEKVQQELIHAIENDELVLPTLPEVALKVREAAEDPDVGIPQISKVIGNDAALTARIIKVVNSPLLRTNKEITDLQMAVSRLGINYTCNLATGLAMEQMFQATSDVVDRKMREVWNKSTEIAGICHVLCRHYTRLMPDQATLAGLVHQIGVLPILTYAEEHNELLADSISLNHVIEQIHPIIGDKILRTWEFPEPIAIVPSQYLDFSRDSAKVDYVDIVQVATLQSYLGSEHPYTQLDWSKIPAFAKLGLDPNVDMQADEDLSASMEAAMSMLQ comes from the coding sequence ATGAGCAAGCTTGCCGAAAAAGTCCAACAGGAACTGATCCATGCCATCGAAAACGATGAGCTGGTGCTGCCCACCCTACCCGAGGTGGCGCTGAAGGTTCGTGAGGCAGCGGAAGACCCGGATGTGGGCATCCCGCAGATCAGCAAGGTGATCGGCAACGACGCTGCCCTCACAGCCCGCATCATCAAGGTGGTCAACAGTCCTCTGCTGCGTACCAACAAGGAAATCACCGACCTGCAGATGGCGGTCAGCCGCCTGGGCATCAATTACACCTGCAACCTGGCCACCGGCCTGGCCATGGAGCAGATGTTCCAGGCCACCAGCGATGTGGTCGACCGCAAGATGCGCGAAGTGTGGAACAAGAGCACCGAGATCGCCGGTATCTGCCACGTGCTGTGCCGCCACTACACTCGCCTGATGCCGGATCAGGCCACCCTCGCCGGCCTGGTGCATCAGATCGGCGTACTGCCGATCCTCACCTACGCCGAAGAGCACAATGAGCTGCTGGCCGACTCCATCAGCCTCAACCACGTGATCGAACAGATCCACCCGATCATCGGCGACAAGATCCTGCGCACCTGGGAGTTCCCGGAACCCATCGCCATCGTGCCCAGCCAGTACCTGGACTTCAGCCGCGACTCGGCCAAGGTCGATTACGTCGATATCGTCCAGGTCGCCACCCTGCAAAGCTACCTGGGCAGCGAACACCCTTACACCCAGCTGGACTGGAGCAAGATTCCCGCCTTCGCCAAGCTCGGCCTCGATCCAAACGTCGACATGCAGGCCGACGAAGACCTGTCTGCCTCCATGGAAGCAGCGATGAGCATGCTGCAATAA
- a CDS encoding substrate-binding periplasmic protein produces the protein MRLTLLLLIVILGSAHAADTVRLTNGEWPPYLGEDLPHHGVASRIVAEAFALQNVEVQWEFHPWARSLKMAEQGTRDGSAVWLYNREREQRFHISDPVVESGYYLFHRKNRHFDWSSVEDLRGLRIAATRGYDYGDAFQQAEAAGEIDVVRLTGDEQGLRQLLAGRVDLFPVDKVVGFDLLYQQFSAAERRLLSFHPVPLRSDSLHLLLSREVPGNAELMQRFNQSLARLRDSGKISQYLLEIQQPLSLGH, from the coding sequence ATGCGTCTCACGCTTCTGTTGCTCATTGTGATTCTCGGCAGCGCTCATGCTGCCGATACGGTGCGTCTGACCAACGGTGAATGGCCGCCCTATCTGGGCGAGGATCTGCCACACCATGGCGTCGCCTCACGCATCGTCGCCGAAGCCTTTGCGCTGCAGAACGTCGAAGTGCAGTGGGAATTCCACCCCTGGGCACGCTCGCTGAAGATGGCCGAACAAGGCACGCGCGACGGCAGCGCCGTCTGGCTCTATAACCGCGAGCGCGAGCAGCGCTTTCACATCAGCGATCCGGTGGTGGAAAGTGGCTACTACCTGTTCCACCGTAAGAATCGCCACTTCGACTGGAGCAGCGTCGAGGATTTGCGTGGCCTGCGCATCGCCGCTACGCGCGGCTATGACTATGGCGATGCCTTTCAGCAGGCTGAAGCGGCCGGTGAAATCGATGTGGTGCGCCTGACCGGCGATGAACAGGGCCTGCGCCAGTTGTTGGCAGGACGCGTCGATCTCTTCCCGGTCGACAAAGTGGTGGGGTTCGACCTGCTCTATCAACAATTCAGCGCTGCCGAACGTCGCTTGCTGAGTTTTCACCCGGTGCCACTGCGCAGCGACAGCCTGCACCTGCTGCTGTCGCGAGAAGTGCCAGGCAATGCCGAACTGATGCAGCGCTTCAACCAGAGCCTGGCGCGACTGCGCGACAGCGGCAAGATTTCGCAGTACCTGCTGGAAATCCAGCAGCCGTTAAGCCTCGGGCACTGA